From a region of the Lactuca sativa cultivar Salinas chromosome 4, Lsat_Salinas_v11, whole genome shotgun sequence genome:
- the LOC122195959 gene encoding protein translocase subunit SECA2, chloroplastic-like, with product MAQITYQSMFKLYPKLSGMTGTAKTEEKEFLKMFQMPVIEVPTNMANIRHDLPIQAFANARGKWEYVRAEVESMFRVGRPVLVGTTSVENSEYLSALLRASKIPHNVLNARPKVCCLLFIGFINENR from the exons ATGGCACAAATCACATACCAATCAATGTTTAAGCTTTATCCAAAGCTTTCAGGGATGACAGGAACTGCAAAAACTGAA GAAAAGGAGTTCTTGAAAATGTTCCAGATGCCTGTTATTGAAGTTCCCACAAATATGGCAAATATTCGTCACGATTTACCTATCCAAGCTTTTGCA AATGCTCGTGGTAAATGGGAATATGTTCGTGCAGAAGTTGAAAGCATGTTCAGAGTTGGTCGTCCTGTTTTAGTGGGGACCACTAG TGTCGAGAACTCAGAATATCTATCTGCTTTGCTGAGGGCTAGCAAGATTCCCCACAATGTCCTCAATGCACGACCAAAGGTTTGTTGTCTACTTTTTATAGGATTTATCAATGAAAATAGATAG